Proteins from a single region of Amyelois transitella isolate CPQ chromosome 31, ilAmyTran1.1, whole genome shotgun sequence:
- the LOC132903879 gene encoding alpha-actinin-4-like isoform X1, translating to MQRQLSNVSVHSYQDYQPSRRYGPQYEPGGYAASLQQRTNMTQREDALKFEQGRIKALQEERLHIQKKTFTKWINSFLQKARMEVDDLFTDLADGRRLLKLLEIISGERLPRPNSGRMRVHKIENVNKSLSFLHTKVRLESIGAEDIVDGNPRLILGLIWTIILRFQIQEIEIDVDEENESSEKKSAKDALLLWCQRKTSGYHGVNIHNFTDSWRSGLGFNALIHAHR from the exons ATGCAGCGACAACTCAGCAACGTGAGCGTCCACTCGTACCAGGACTACCAGCCGTCCAGACGATATG GGCCCCAGTATGAGCCCGGGGGGTACGCCGCGTCATTGCAGCAGCGTACCAACATGACGCAGAGGGAGGACGCCCTCAAATTCGAGCAGGGGCGCATCAAGGCGCTCCAGGAGGAACGGCTGCACATACAGAAGAAGACCTTCACGAAATGGATCAACTCCTTCTTGCAGAAG GCCCGAATGGAAGTGGACGACCTGTTCACCGACCTGGCGGACGGCCGGCGGCTCCTCAAGCTGCTGGAGATCATCAGCGGGGAGCGGCTGCCGCGGCCGAACTCCGGGCGAATGAGGGTGCACAAGATCGAGAACGTCAACAAAAGTCTGAGCTTTCTTCACACTAAG GTACGTCTGGAGTCCATTGGTGCTGAAGACATAGTGGACGGGAACCCTCGCCTGATCCTCGGCCTGATATGGACCATCATCCTCCGCTTTCAGATACAAGAGATTGAGATCGATGTG gACGAAGAGAATGAATCGTCTGAGAAGAAATCGGCCAAGGACGCCCTCCTGCTGTGGTGTCAGAGGAAGACGAGCGGCTACCACGGCGTGAACATCCACAACTTCACCGACTCGTGGCGCTCGGGGCTCGGGTTCAATGCCCTCATACACGCGCACAGGTGA
- the LOC132903879 gene encoding spectrin beta chain, non-erythrocytic 1-like isoform X3, with protein sequence MTQREDALKFEQGRIKALQEERLHIQKKTFTKWINSFLQKARMEVDDLFTDLADGRRLLKLLEIISGERLPRPNSGRMRVHKIENVNKSLSFLHTKVRLESIGAEDIVDGNPRLILGLIWTIILRFQIQEIEIDVDEENESSEKKSAKDALLLWCQRKTSGYHGVNIHNFTDSWRSGLGFNALIHAHR encoded by the exons ATGACGCAGAGGGAGGACGCCCTCAAATTCGAGCAGGGGCGCATCAAGGCGCTCCAGGAGGAACGGCTGCACATACAGAAGAAGACCTTCACGAAATGGATCAACTCCTTCTTGCAGAAG GCCCGAATGGAAGTGGACGACCTGTTCACCGACCTGGCGGACGGCCGGCGGCTCCTCAAGCTGCTGGAGATCATCAGCGGGGAGCGGCTGCCGCGGCCGAACTCCGGGCGAATGAGGGTGCACAAGATCGAGAACGTCAACAAAAGTCTGAGCTTTCTTCACACTAAG GTACGTCTGGAGTCCATTGGTGCTGAAGACATAGTGGACGGGAACCCTCGCCTGATCCTCGGCCTGATATGGACCATCATCCTCCGCTTTCAGATACAAGAGATTGAGATCGATGTG gACGAAGAGAATGAATCGTCTGAGAAGAAATCGGCCAAGGACGCCCTCCTGCTGTGGTGTCAGAGGAAGACGAGCGGCTACCACGGCGTGAACATCCACAACTTCACCGACTCGTGGCGCTCGGGGCTCGGGTTCAATGCCCTCATACACGCGCACAGGTGA
- the LOC132903879 gene encoding spectrin beta chain, non-erythrocytic 1-like isoform X2: protein MLCDWPQYEPGGYAASLQQRTNMTQREDALKFEQGRIKALQEERLHIQKKTFTKWINSFLQKARMEVDDLFTDLADGRRLLKLLEIISGERLPRPNSGRMRVHKIENVNKSLSFLHTKVRLESIGAEDIVDGNPRLILGLIWTIILRFQIQEIEIDVDEENESSEKKSAKDALLLWCQRKTSGYHGVNIHNFTDSWRSGLGFNALIHAHR from the exons GGCCCCAGTATGAGCCCGGGGGGTACGCCGCGTCATTGCAGCAGCGTACCAACATGACGCAGAGGGAGGACGCCCTCAAATTCGAGCAGGGGCGCATCAAGGCGCTCCAGGAGGAACGGCTGCACATACAGAAGAAGACCTTCACGAAATGGATCAACTCCTTCTTGCAGAAG GCCCGAATGGAAGTGGACGACCTGTTCACCGACCTGGCGGACGGCCGGCGGCTCCTCAAGCTGCTGGAGATCATCAGCGGGGAGCGGCTGCCGCGGCCGAACTCCGGGCGAATGAGGGTGCACAAGATCGAGAACGTCAACAAAAGTCTGAGCTTTCTTCACACTAAG GTACGTCTGGAGTCCATTGGTGCTGAAGACATAGTGGACGGGAACCCTCGCCTGATCCTCGGCCTGATATGGACCATCATCCTCCGCTTTCAGATACAAGAGATTGAGATCGATGTG gACGAAGAGAATGAATCGTCTGAGAAGAAATCGGCCAAGGACGCCCTCCTGCTGTGGTGTCAGAGGAAGACGAGCGGCTACCACGGCGTGAACATCCACAACTTCACCGACTCGTGGCGCTCGGGGCTCGGGTTCAATGCCCTCATACACGCGCACAGGTGA